The genomic DNA TAGTCGAAATACAATGGGTTATTGGGGTCATCATGCTTCAAGAAATCCCTTGTTTTTCATTCCGAATGCACTTGAATCTCAATGGATAGATAGAGGGGATCTGAAGGGTGATCCTGCAATTAGGCCAATTGATATTCTTGTCCAAAAAAGGAAGAGTAGTAATTATCTTTTGTTCGAATTAGTACCGGCTTTGCGCGCTAAGGGTTTGCGTGTAGAGGTTCAGAGTGATTGGGTGGAGGACATTGTTCATTTATTTAATAACTCTAAGGTATTTTTGTATGATTCTACCGAGCATTGGTCTGCGGCTGGATTAACTGAGGGGTTTGGCCTGCCTCCAGTAGAAGCAATGGCATGTGGATGCATAGTATTTAGTAGCTTAAATCATGCGCTTTCAGATATTTTGACACCTGGTGAAATTGGGCACCAAATTGGTTGTGGATCTTTGTCTAATGACGTCAATAGAATCATTGCTGCTGTTTATAAACCATCGGATTGGAAATCATCTTCTTCAATGTTAGAATTAGCGCTACGCGAATTGTCTGAAGAATCGCATGTCAAGCGCTGGAAAG from Synechococcus sp. MU1643 includes the following:
- a CDS encoding glycosyltransferase, which translates into the protein MITSIQESEALFTTIRVLVPGTSSRFRCGGLSVAKQTVRLLSALRPTTLVTYRERADQHPFIEELLKEELVDDQCLWIISWGFDVPRLLKRLRGRNVIYHAHSSGYGFKLPPSIPIVAVSRNTMGYWGHHASRNPLFFIPNALESQWIDRGDLKGDPAIRPIDILVQKRKSSNYLLFELVPALRAKGLRVEVQSDWVEDIVHLFNNSKVFLYDSTEHWSAAGLTEGFGLPPVEAMACGCIVFSSLNHALSDILTPGEIGHQIGCGSLSNDVNRIIAAVYKPSDWKSSSSMLELALRELSEESHVKRWKDVLQQIDQLVPIFNESNFIKQRSRLRIISIKVFNKFRFFITKLQGVS